A genomic window from Chelonoidis abingdonii isolate Lonesome George chromosome 26, CheloAbing_2.0, whole genome shotgun sequence includes:
- the BEST2 gene encoding bestrophin-2a isoform X1: protein MTVTYTARVANARFGGFYKLLLLWRGSIYKLLYKEFLAFFLTYLGLSLTYRFVLAEDQKRYFEKLVIYCDNYANLIPVSFVLGFYVTLVVNRWWSQYTCMPMPDRLMCAISGSVHGRDERGRLYRRTLMRYSSLSAVLILRSVSTAVFKRFPTIDHVVEAGFMTREERKKYENLSSSYNKYWIPCVWFTNLVAQARKEGRVRDNCALKLLMEELNHFRGNCSMLFHYDWISVPLVYTQVVTIAVYSFFVACLIGRQFLDPAQGYEGHDLDLCVPVFTLLQFFFYVGWLKVAEQLINPFGEDDDDFETNLLIDRNFQVSMMAVDEMYEDLPLLEKDRYWDASNPRAPYTAATVFLLHQPSFQGSTFDMTLPKEDMQFQPLEEIEEGLEPSRHVPLHLLNRLLATGPAPGSFGRRLSLLRRKNSCVSEASTSYSCLCQDTQSTDCSCGPPAHCLPLSEVPFAAEQRGWEGGEEAGPWALGRHEETLAEDSNLAQRSQVSLLHPDGAAPVARGFPLP, encoded by the exons ATGACTGTCACCTACACGGCCCGCGTGGCGAACGCCCGTTTCGGGGGCTTCtacaaactgctgctgctttggcgCGGAAGCATCTACAAGCTGTTGTACAAGGAATTCCTGGCCTTCTTCCTCACCTACCTGGGGCTCAGCCTGACCTACCG CTTCGTCCTGGCCGAGGATCAGAAACGCTACTTTGAGAAACTGGTGATTTACTGCGACAACTACGCCAACCTGATCCCCGTCTCCTTCGTGCTGG GCTTCTACGTCACGCTGGTGGTGAACCGGTGGTGGAGCCAGTACACCTGCATGCCCATGCCCGACCGCCTGATGTGCGCCATCTCCGGCTCCGTGCACGGCAGGGACGAGCGGGGCCGGCTCTACCGCCGCACCCTGATGCGCTACAGCAGCCTCTCAGCCGTGCTCATCCTGCGCTCCGTCAGCACCGCCGTCTTCAAGCGCTTCCCCACCATCGACCACGTGGTGGAGGCAG GCTTCATGACCCGGGAGGAGCGGAAGAAATACGAGAACCTGAGCTCGTCCTACAACAAGTACTGGATCCCCTGCGTCTGGTTCACCAACCTGGTGGCCCAGGCTCGCAAGGAGGGGCGCGTCCGGGACAACTGCGCCCTCAAGTTGCTGATGGAG GAGCTGAATCACTTCCGTGGGAACTGCAGCATGTTGTTCCACTACGACTGGATCAGCGTCCCCCTGGTCTACACGCAG GTGGTGACCATCGCTGTGTACAGCTTCTTCGTGGCCTGTCTGATCGGGCGTCAGTTCCTGGACCCAGCCCAGGGCTACGAGGGCCACGACCTGGACCTGTGTGTGCCCGTCTTCACCCTGCTGCAGTTCTTCTTCTACGTGGGCTGGCTCaag GTTGCCGAGCAGCTGATCAATCCCTTTGGGGAGGACGACGACGACTTCGAAACTAACCTGCTGATCGACCGCAATTTCCAG gtcTCCATGATGGCGGTGGATGAGATGTACGAGGACCTGCCCCTGCTGGAGAAGGACCGTTACTGGGACGCCTCCAACCCCCGCGCCCCCTACACGGCGGCCACCGTCTTCCTGCTGCACCAGCCGTCCTTCCAGGGCTCCACCTTCGACATGAC GCTGCCCAAGGAGGACATGCAGTTCCAGCCGCTGGAGGAGATCGAGGAGGGGCTGGAGCCGAGCCGGCATgtccccctgcacctcctgaaCCGGCTGCTGGCCACGGGGCCCGCCCCGGGCAGCTTCGGCCGGCGTCTCTCCCTCCTGCGCCGCAAGAACAGCTGCGTCTCCGAGGCCTCCACCTCCTACAGCTGCTTGTGCCAGGACACGCAGAGCACAGACTGCAGCTGTGGGCCCCCCGCCCACTGCCTGCCCCTCAGCGAGGTCCCCTTCGCCGCGGAGCAGCGGGGTTGGGAGGGGGGCGAGGAAGCTGGGCCCTGGGCCCTGGGCCGCCACGAGGAGACCTTGGCCGAGGACTCGAACCTTGCCCAGCGCTCCCAGGTCTCTTTGCTTCACCCCGACGGCGCCGCCCCTGTGGCCCGCGGCTTCCCTTTGCCATAG
- the BEST2 gene encoding bestrophin-2a isoform X2 has product MPMPDRLMCAISGSVHGRDERGRLYRRTLMRYSSLSAVLILRSVSTAVFKRFPTIDHVVEAGFMTREERKKYENLSSSYNKYWIPCVWFTNLVAQARKEGRVRDNCALKLLMEELNHFRGNCSMLFHYDWISVPLVYTQVVTIAVYSFFVACLIGRQFLDPAQGYEGHDLDLCVPVFTLLQFFFYVGWLKVAEQLINPFGEDDDDFETNLLIDRNFQVSMMAVDEMYEDLPLLEKDRYWDASNPRAPYTAATVFLLHQPSFQGSTFDMTLPKEDMQFQPLEEIEEGLEPSRHVPLHLLNRLLATGPAPGSFGRRLSLLRRKNSCVSEASTSYSCLCQDTQSTDCSCGPPAHCLPLSEVPFAAEQRGWEGGEEAGPWALGRHEETLAEDSNLAQRSQVSLLHPDGAAPVARGFPLP; this is encoded by the exons ATGCCCATGCCCGACCGCCTGATGTGCGCCATCTCCGGCTCCGTGCACGGCAGGGACGAGCGGGGCCGGCTCTACCGCCGCACCCTGATGCGCTACAGCAGCCTCTCAGCCGTGCTCATCCTGCGCTCCGTCAGCACCGCCGTCTTCAAGCGCTTCCCCACCATCGACCACGTGGTGGAGGCAG GCTTCATGACCCGGGAGGAGCGGAAGAAATACGAGAACCTGAGCTCGTCCTACAACAAGTACTGGATCCCCTGCGTCTGGTTCACCAACCTGGTGGCCCAGGCTCGCAAGGAGGGGCGCGTCCGGGACAACTGCGCCCTCAAGTTGCTGATGGAG GAGCTGAATCACTTCCGTGGGAACTGCAGCATGTTGTTCCACTACGACTGGATCAGCGTCCCCCTGGTCTACACGCAG GTGGTGACCATCGCTGTGTACAGCTTCTTCGTGGCCTGTCTGATCGGGCGTCAGTTCCTGGACCCAGCCCAGGGCTACGAGGGCCACGACCTGGACCTGTGTGTGCCCGTCTTCACCCTGCTGCAGTTCTTCTTCTACGTGGGCTGGCTCaag GTTGCCGAGCAGCTGATCAATCCCTTTGGGGAGGACGACGACGACTTCGAAACTAACCTGCTGATCGACCGCAATTTCCAG gtcTCCATGATGGCGGTGGATGAGATGTACGAGGACCTGCCCCTGCTGGAGAAGGACCGTTACTGGGACGCCTCCAACCCCCGCGCCCCCTACACGGCGGCCACCGTCTTCCTGCTGCACCAGCCGTCCTTCCAGGGCTCCACCTTCGACATGAC GCTGCCCAAGGAGGACATGCAGTTCCAGCCGCTGGAGGAGATCGAGGAGGGGCTGGAGCCGAGCCGGCATgtccccctgcacctcctgaaCCGGCTGCTGGCCACGGGGCCCGCCCCGGGCAGCTTCGGCCGGCGTCTCTCCCTCCTGCGCCGCAAGAACAGCTGCGTCTCCGAGGCCTCCACCTCCTACAGCTGCTTGTGCCAGGACACGCAGAGCACAGACTGCAGCTGTGGGCCCCCCGCCCACTGCCTGCCCCTCAGCGAGGTCCCCTTCGCCGCGGAGCAGCGGGGTTGGGAGGGGGGCGAGGAAGCTGGGCCCTGGGCCCTGGGCCGCCACGAGGAGACCTTGGCCGAGGACTCGAACCTTGCCCAGCGCTCCCAGGTCTCTTTGCTTCACCCCGACGGCGCCGCCCCTGTGGCCCGCGGCTTCCCTTTGCCATAG